In Rutidosis leptorrhynchoides isolate AG116_Rl617_1_P2 chromosome 2, CSIRO_AGI_Rlap_v1, whole genome shotgun sequence, one genomic interval encodes:
- the LOC139888072 gene encoding uncharacterized protein yields MCNNLVPKKIEIFVWRLMKKRLPVRIELDKRGIDLHSVRCPLCDDDIETTDHTLLFCSFAQDIWKRINNWWGLGSFSNLSFNEILRGNSGVSMSPFGKKIWQAIEWICTYYIWKNRNNRVFRGNSWSAAVTLNEIQVKPFEWIFLRKRGKKFDWFTWLSNPHLYLSS; encoded by the coding sequence ATGTGTAACAACTTAGTGCCTAAAAAAATTGAAATTTTTGTGTGGCGTTTGATGAAGAAAAGACTACCGGTTAGGATTGAGTTAGACAAAAGGGGTATTGATCTACATAGTGTTCGATGCCCCCTTTGTGATGATGATATTGAAACAACGGATCATACCTTGCTTTTTTGTTCGTTTGCTCAAGACATTTGGAAGCGTATCAATAATTGGTGGGGGTTGGGATCATTTTCGAATCTTAGTTTCAATGAGATTCTTCGAGGCAACTCAGGTGTTTCTATGTCTCCTTTCGGGAAGAAAATATGGCAAGCTATCGAGTGGATATGTACTTACTATATTTGGAAGAATCGTAATAATCGAGTGTTTCGAGGAAATTCGTGGAGTGCAGCGGTTACTCTTAATGAAATTCAAGTAAAACCCTTCGAATGGATTTTCCTACGTAAGAGAGGAAAAAAGTTTGACTGGTTTACTTGGTTGAGCAACCCACACTTGTATCTTTCGAGCTAG